The region TCGACCTGAACGCTGTATTTCTTAATGCCTTCCTAATTATTAAACACCATAAGACTATAATAGAGAATGGAATTGAATAATACTTTAAGTTAagtgaaaattaattaaaaaatgaagagTGGAGACTGGTGTGATGGATGTACGGTACATTTAGCATTACTACCACGGCCTTTGCTCTGCATTCGGTTGAATTAAAAAAGTCTGTGTATGTATCTACAGAATGTTACCGCACACTTCATGTATTATGACATTCCTATCATAGGCTGTTATAAAGCTCACACACCCAGAGAGCAAAATACTTATCattcctttaatgtttttgtgttcgCCCACTGTGCTTGACAGGAGGCTtaagcttgaaaaaaaaaatcacatcatatCTGCTTTGAAGGCTCAATATTGTTGTAATGAATCTACACTACAGTTACACTTATGTGATTTGTTGTTTGAGGTCTCTTTATGTATATTAGGCTCGGGTGAGTTCGTGCAGGGTCTAAGTCGACTCTATGGCTCCATCTCCTGGTcgtcatttaaaatgtattctttgTGACTACGGTGGACCAGAAATGTATTTCACTGTGggttcaaatgaaaaataaaaactgtatgGCTTCTTAAGCAGCCTCTAAGGTTTCCATGCTATACAGTATGCTTGATTAATCAGGCTTTTCTCTCTCGTGTTCAGTAATTTACAACTGATATTTTTCCTGGTTTGGTGACCGAAGTAGTTTTATGAACAGACAATCATATTTGTTACTCTGTCTGTCACTTccattgattgatttgtttctGAGTGATGTAAAAATCTTCACACAAACATCTGTACAGCAAACCTTGCAACACAATCATGTGAGCGCATTATGCTATTTGATGAtataaactgttaaactgtcaaGCTGCAGCTCTCTATATTCAACTTAATGCTAAATATGTTATGAACCATTTGTATTTATGGGGAAGAGAGGAAGTGCTTTCCAGACTGTGCTGTGAACAGCAGCCACGACCAGTCAGACCGGACGACATTAGACGCGAGATGCTCTTCTGTAATTCTGTGTGCTTTGTGAATGATTACAACGAGATCTGCCTTGTACAGCACGGAGCCGTACTCagctgtatttttgtatttaaaacattcacaaaagGCTTCACATCAGTTTATAGTGACAATTTAAATAAAGTGATTTGGACATTATTGAAAATAGCTCAGGTTTTTAttcaaacttctttttttttgcacaaagggtcaaaccagtaaaaaaaaaaaaagagaaactttgtATTTGACTCACAGTAGTTCAGCAAGGGGCCTCTGTACTGTGTTCATCTTGATAGTAAGATTATTTTTAAACTGTGTATGCGTGGCACAGGGGTATGGTTGAGTTTTGATGCCACTGAAAACAACACATCTCCAGATCTGGTGAATGTTtcacataaattaataaaatgttccTTTATGGGTGACAGTTTCACAAATTCTAAGGATGAACAAACCATTTTAAACCACATTGGATTGTTTGAGAAATACATTATCACAATGTTGACATTGACACGACTGTTTTTCTTACCTTGTGAAAAGTAAATTTTTTGGAGATACATGGTTTTCACAACACAGCGAAGacataaaacatcacacactAATTAGCATCAGTCAAGGCTGATTCTTTTGCGTCTTTCGCACTGCAGATGTGTACGTGCACGTGTAGCTCTCAGATCCAGGAGCTTTTTCCTCAATTTTAGTCTTAAGTTTATTTATAACAGCTTTTGcatatttcagcatttatttAAGCACAGTTCAAACAAACTTTTATATAAATGAAGCCACAGAAGTAACAAACTATCAAAACTCTCCCATGAAGGCACAACAGTGAGTACTTATTTTATGTAACTGCAACTTTGGAAGTATTTTGTTTATTAATGCGCCGATTACTCACGGCAGTTGAAATTCCACTTGGAAATTAGAGGACACTGATGGCAATTTTCAGTCATCCATTTTCAGTTCACAGTAGTGCTATAACACTCGTGTAGCGCAGTGCATACTACATAAACAGTCACTGTGGCATCTTAGTGCGTCTAATTTCTCAGTAGTAGCAGTGGGAGAACTGAAGAATCAAACATACAtgcaggagacaaaaaaaaatgaatgaacaacCAAAATAGGCAAAGATACTTTTCCATACAAAAAAGATTCACATATAGgatatttagcatttaacaaaaaaaaaaagcagtaaatggCTTCAATGCACCTTTTTTCACACGTTAAGGTTGTAACaagcaaacacagcagacaagCTGGAACAAAAGAGTTTCAACACCGGGTTCATCGAATAGGTTTGAAAATTATAATCACTTTTGCTGCTTGGATTCAGAActtggaaaaaaacatcaaaagttGGACATGTAAACAATGTAATGGCCAAGAAAAGGTTGTCATGCAGTACAGCACAGGACCCAAAAGTAGCATTTAAAGCAGATAAGCAAACATTATCCTCAAATTATAAAAATACACTCTTGTAGAGTTAAGACACGTGGATGGAGGTTGTAACCAGCCAACCTGCAACCAATCTGTTATCtgttatatactgtacatgctttTAATGCTGCAAATCGCTGATGCCCTACTTACATGGTTCTCCCGTCCATCCATTTTTAAGTAGCGCTCCCATTTCTTCATTATTAGTACTCCAAAACATTTATTCACTAAGGATATTAATTTAGTGCTGTAATTTAATGTCTGTAAATAGGGTCACAATACATGCCCAAAAGTCAATATTACTCATTACTTCAAATTTAGACAtgtataatgtaataataatataatgagaCCAAACAATGTCACAGCTTTATGATCACTTCAGCATCAGGTTGATAATTGCATTTAAATTGTTCCCAAATCATCTACAACACTGGATATGAGTTTGGTGGCGATAAACACAGagcatttttattcattgttcTATAAGCTACATGTAATGATCAGTCAGTGGGTAATTTAAACAGACTAACATATTTGACACATCAGTTTGGACTTGTTTCCTAAATGACAAACATGTGAAATACATTTCTACCTTTGGACAAATTCAGCTGAGGAGGATCTGCTTCCCCCTCTTTGTACATATTAGACTGCATGTTTGACAGCTACCAAGTGATGCACATAATAATCCAACAATTGATGTGACCTTGATGcgattttctgtttctgtacacAGGAAATGTAACTGTGGCATAATGAAACACAGCTCAGCAGTGGCCATTTCTCCTGCAAAGGTTTATCTTTGCGATCAAGCCTATCCGCAGGGGAAGATCATGTGGTCTCAGTCTGAATCAGAGTCCGAAAACTCATCTAGAAAACAAAGGTGGAAAAACACCACTGGTATTAGAGTGAGGATTAGTTCACTGTGTCCGCTTTCTGTAGACCTGTTGCATAAATAGGTAAAACTTTAACATGTGCAGTGACTTTCGATAAAGtaacaaatcaaaaatataatgCACTTAGgacatttccatattttaaACAAAGAGACGTTATGATGGATTAAAATATGCGAGGCTGAGTCGTGGCATCGCAGAGAACAGCCTCGGGTTCTCTTTTCCTGAAACTAAACAAGTGCAAACTTTGACACATTGTTGTTTAAATGTCTGGTTCACCTATATCACAAAAAGCATATTCATTTCCCCCTAGAGGAAGTCAGTCAGTGCAGATAGTTTCTCTGAAACTTGTTCTACTGCCACAATGTGAAGGAGGTGAAAGTTTTCATTTGTGGCACTCAAAGAACtaaatacaaattacaaaataagaACGAACAAAAAACGTTCTGCAGGGACACATCAAATGAAATTCCATCTCGGACACAGATATCTGAAAacctgagaaaacaaaaaccaaaactatctgccTGGCTACATACTGCTAGAGGCAAATGAGGGAACATGTTTTTGGTAATTTGGATGGGCCAACCCTTTTCCTGTTTAAACCCAGAATAGGACAGAGGATTCTTACAGTATGAACATGTAAGAAAAATCTTAACATATCTGGCATAAAACAGCATGTACAATCCAATATACTTTTATAGATATGCACAACtacaatattatattttacatataaatgctGACATTTGATATATGAGGTTTTGATGTATTGTTTCTTATATTATTAAGATGTTATGGAGCTCAAGACCCTATACTGAATTACTATGTATGTACAAAACTATTTCTGCTACACATCATTAGGACACTTTAATATGTGAAAAATAGATATTGGATCAAACTATGTCCATACATAGAAATGTCACTTAATATACATGTTCTTATTTGGCCATATTGGGGTATTACCTTGCTGTCTTGATGGCTCCTCATTGGACTCCCCTCCCTGCTTTAGGAAATTGGCCAGCTCATtaaaaatgaagtaaaaatCTAAAGCGAAAACAATGGTGGCAACGAACCCAAatacctgtgaaaaaggaagacATTTGATATCGATGAGCTGAAGCATTACTGGTGAATTAAGAGCTGAGATTGCATGTGGTACATAAATTATTAGGATATGATGAGATAGTTCAAAGTCAGCTTTACCCCAGCAGCTTTAGAGGAGCCGTCCACGTATCTGGACACTGAAATTATGGAGATGATGAAAAAGATGATGGAGGCGGTCACACATCTTATGAAATCCtttagagaaaagaaagaaacggCATGgctcagtgggaaaaaaaaaaaatcaaactctGTAAAACAATTTCCTTCTTTAAGCATTGGAAGATTCTCATGTACATCAGCAAGTATATCTGCTgcaatgttttgcattttatttgaaaaattgcTCTCACCATAAGCGGCCAGAGGAAGCCTTTAAACCTCTCGTTGAATTTGGTGGAGTAGGCGAACAACAAGAAGAGCGCAGCCAGGAACTCCACCAGGGGAACCGTCACAAAGGCTGCTGCTATGGATGCCGcgaaacacacaaatgacacaaaGGACAGAGCCTACAGAGACAATTagaaaatacagagagaaaataagtggagcatgtacagtatgatAACATGAATAAAAAGTTTAAGAGAGAGACCTTAAACAAAATCTATGTGCCCTTTTGTGACTGACAACTGAGAGACAATGAAGAAGGCACTCGTATTAGTCATATCATATTTTTGTACATATCTATCTATTTCTAAATGAACAGCTTGGGgataaatttagatttttaatccAACTGATGAATAAAATGAGGTTGAATCTTCTTTGATCGTCTCCCTTTAAGATCATGTTACACTCCCCCGAAGCTGTAAGCCTGTGTGAATTACAGCTACAGGCCCACTTCCTGTAAGGAGATACAGCTGTTAGAAGACCATGTTTATTCACACAGGCTTGTACTCCCGTTACATTGAATCCCTcttggtctctctctcacacacacaagaacacacttGTGCAGACACAAAGCTAGAATGATAACGAAAGACGTTAAAACGTGGCTGTGTGTGCAACAAAGTCATAAGTGGTTATGCTGCGAGTAAATGGGGCGCAAATAAAAGCAAGTCCAGACACTGTAATCTCTAACAGGCCCGGCCATCTTGTCTTTGTCTCAGTCAGTCATCCCACTCTGCCCTAAGGTTAGGAACTCCTCCTGACCGAAcccaaactgctgcagctgctgttcttTAATAACGCTGCCATTTAGCAGCATCCTGTCAAGGATCCATAAGATTTCCCTGTAATAAGACAACACCtaaactgcagcagcttccCTCCTCTCCGTAGATCTTCAGGGCATGTTTGCTTATGGAGAACAAAGTCTGGGGATGACTGTGCTGCACTAAACAACTGAGCTGGCACAGTTTCTTGTACTGTACACAATCTGGCAAAAACATCACAAACCCCATCAGTAAGGTCATTTATTTTTCACGTTGTTTAATGCCTGTAGAGTGAGACCTCTACCAGGCTGCAGTTACtgttattataattttttaggTTTTCAGCGTGTCTATTAATCATTTAGTGTGTAAAAATAGTGGAAAAtctgttaaaaaatatattttgaaggGAGGTCAGATGGAAGAGAGCATGATGAGTTGATGAGCGAAAATGTATGAATCAAATAAGCATGAATTGAATGCGGCGAAGCTTGCTGTGGGCGCATATGTGGGCTTTTAAACGCACAAAAACATCATCCATCCTGACATCAGACACACGCGACGCACTGAGTTAACAATTCTGGCAGTCCTTAGTTTGTCAGTTTATACCATCTTGGGAGGAAGAACACTTGGCACACATTTACCCCTCCATGTACCCTTTATTAACaacttgtttacattttctatcTGCTTTTTGCAGTACATCCAGAGTACACCGCATTCCTTATCGGGCCTGTTGCTGGCTGAGACTGTGAATCCTAATGAGCAATGCATGGTGGAGTGACACACTGTGTATAATAATGCATGCTCAGCAGGATATGTGTCTGACTAATACTCCCAAGAATGGAAAAGCTGCAGGCTGCGCTCTCTTTGGACTCACATCTAGCATTCGGGTTCAGTGACAGTGGGCTGATATAACACTGCCTGTAAGCTTTAAACTGTGTCAACAATACAACTGTGGGACTATATTACAGGAGGAATAGATTCACAGCTACAGCGAGCAGGCTGCCCTACGGTGAATACCAGGAATGTAACCACAGTATATTAAAAGTAATTACACCAgggtactgtactgtacactaacaaaaacaaacatattccCTTATTTTCATATAATGGTGTCTAAGCAGGAGGATAGTTTTGGTTTCGTTTGTCCAGGATTAGACATATTTGTCTCTGAGACTTTTTACCCTCACTCAAATACAAtaagggtgttttttttaatggcagcCATAGCAATGACAAATCACACAGGATTTAAAAGCACTGTCACACTTTTCAAAGGGACCATTTCTTCTGTAACAGTAGTTCCAGTTACAGTTGGGCAATGTGATGTTATACTATGACACAATATAAATTTCTCAACCATCGGAGATTTCGGCATCTCATCAATATGTGGATtgttcagagcagcagctgcaccgTTTCTGTAAATAAACAGAGAGCAATTTGCATGGCTCGATAGCACAATAGGTAAATGTGAAAAGTACTTTTTCATAATTTAGTATTTGAACTGATCCTTTCAAGGTAAAAGATTAAAGTAGTTCAAGCACACAAACCACGGAGTATGATACATCAAATCCCACACCGCCTCACACTCTCACCGCACTCACACAGCAGGGTTTTCACCAGAAATTACACAAGCTGAGGTGGCAGAGCATGCATTCACTGTACGGACACTCGTCTCATGATGCATTTAGTCAGCATGACCTAATAAGGCGTCGCACTTGTTTCAAATACATGtcatttgctgtgtgaaatagtTTGATGTTTGTCAATTTTCTCAGATTTTAGCCAAGGTGAGGTATCCCACCTCAACTCTATGTAAGTTTAAGCTCTCACAAGGCAGGACACACTCTGCTACTTACTGTTAGTAGAGGCCAATGGGTTTTAGCCCCGGGCTGAAGATCACAGTCACATTGTTGAGTGGCAGTCAAGAggctgtattgtgtgtgtttgtgtgtgtgtgtgtgtgtgtgtgtgcgtgtgtgattgAGTGCAGGGGGGCTGTTGAGCTCTGCcttcacacacagtgaggacTGTGCTCCAGGCTACATGTTATGGCAACAGACAGAGGGATGTGACTGTGGGGAAGATGACTGCTCTCTCACAGGCCAACATGAGCTGAATGCCACATGACACAAATGTGAGTTTCATGCTGCATTCACCTAACAAGAAGACCCTCTGGCAAGTAAtgcttgatgatgatgatgatgaccccccccccccaccacacacacacacacacacacacacacacacacactcacactcgaTCACCACTaacacaatcacacagacaGTCTTTCAGTTCCTGGTTTGTTGAAATCCACTTGAAAAGCGTGTCAAGAAGTAACTCATCCACTGTTCCACTATGAACTAACGGTCCCTGCTTAAGTTATTCATGCACAAACTGACACAACACTGAGACTGAAATAAGTTTAGAGCGTCATTTAGCTTCATCACTGACAGTACAGAGGACTTTTACCAACAATACCATCATCAGTGTGTCCATAATCCTAGGTTTATTCCAAGTTTCAAACCTCATAGCCGCTGTAAagcctcacccctcctccctttACTAATGGAAACCTTGTGATGGAAACTGACTGGCCTATGTTCAAAATGACAGTCTGTTAAAGTTATTTCTTAATGTGGATTAAAGCAACACATTGATACAGCCGCCACACATGCGGATAAAAGCATCCAAAACGCAGCGCGCTTGGACTTTTACGCGCATCGGGAGAAACAACGGCACATTAAGAGAGTTTCATTCGTCTCAGAAAGGATTCCTCTGGTCACTTCTTACCACTTCAGCAATAAGCAGCATGCCTTTCCTTGAGGTGGCGAACTCTTTGCTCGGAAGAATAGAAAGTAGGACAGTCTGGCGCGGCCGATTCGAGTTGGGAGCCTCGATATCCCccatgttttgtttaaaaaagaaagaaaaaggatttATAACTCTCCTAAAACTTCTTTGGCACAAACTCCAGTAACGTAACGGACTcgaggcaaaacaaaaaaatgagaTATGTGGAGGCGTGAGGCTTCTCGGAGGTGGAAACGGAAACAATGACAGCGCGGAAACGCAGCGCGagttcccaaaaaaaaaaaaaaggagagcaaCATCTGCTTTCTCCAGATGTGTAATGCGATGCCCCCAGCTGCATACATCACAGCCCAGAGCCACTCAGTGGAAATACCCCAGTCATGGTGTCTTAAGGCATAGAAAGATCTTTATTGATATTCGTTGTTTGGATCAGATTTATGTCCAGTTTGAAAACACATCTCAAAAAACGCAGCAGCATGGACTTGATGTACAGCTGGAACAttaaatatgatgaaaactTTGAGGGTGGGGGATTTGAAGCACAGCTTTTTACAACAAGCTCACTTATTCAGACTTTGGAGCTCATGAGGAAGTGATCAGTGGTGTGCATAGTATGCATAATATGCATCAGCATAGTTTGCCATGTTAATTTAGCGTAATTGATTTATTCAATTGCTTCCTTGATTCCTGGTCATGCTTCTTGGATTGTTGAATGTGATTTTCCTGAAGAGTGTGTAGGTGTCCACACACATCAGCCCAGCAAGCACTAAACCAAAAATCTgcaaacagagaggaaattacaaaataagtgcatcacacacatcagggatccagtgtaagtgtgtgtgtgtgtgtgtgtgtgtgtgtgtgtgaaagagagacagacagaaacaaaagctACAGGAGGACCTCATATTCTTTATGTTTGGATATTTAATTGTCCCACACAACTGAGGTTGCAATTACAGGTCAAAGAACTCTTTCTCACCCCTCCAACCAATGCGCCTGTGACAGTGTACAAAGCCAAAGCCATCACGCTCAAGACGATAAAGTAGACTGCTGCAAACGCCGAATTGAAAACATCCTGAagggaagaaaacagaagagaaattCAACACATATGGCTATTCTGTCAAGCACGAGGCCTATAGAATCATAGGATATCACAACGCTGTGCAGTAAAACACCACCCACAACAAGAGGCCAGAAGAAGAAAGTCAGCCTCTTGTTGAGCTTGAGCAtgtacagcagcaacaggagcGAAGTGATCAGCAACTCCAACACTGTGGCTGTGATGTACTTTGGTACGGAtgcaacactgaaacacacaaatgcagcgAGCAGAGTCCcctaaaatagaaaaacagaaacaacacactgCAAAGTTGTTAC is a window of Pempheris klunzingeri isolate RE-2024b chromosome 1, fPemKlu1.hap1, whole genome shotgun sequence DNA encoding:
- the cmtm3 gene encoding CKLF-like MARVEL transmembrane domain-containing protein 3 — its product is MGDIEAPNSNRPRQTVLLSILPSKEFATSRKGMLLIAEVALSFVSFVCFAASIAAAFVTVPLVEFLAALFLLFAYSTKFNERFKGFLWPLMDFIRCVTASIIFFIISIISVSRYVDGSSKAAGVFGFVATIVFALDFYFIFNELANFLKQGGESNEEPSRQQDEFSDSDSD
- the LOC139204911 gene encoding chemokine-like factor, whose amino-acid sequence is MSEDQDENSTINVDKAFLKSTRGILKVAEMGTLLAAFVCFSVASVPKYITATVLELLITSLLLLLYMLKLNKRLTFFFWPLVDVFNSAFAAVYFIVLSVMALALYTVTGALVGGIFGLVLAGLMCVDTYTLFRKITFNNPRSMTRNQGSN